The proteins below are encoded in one region of Acinetobacter piscicola:
- the trpB gene encoding tryptophan synthase subunit beta: MTTPYTGNGPDDLGFFGQFGGCYMPESLMPALQELEQAFNTVRHKPEFWAEYQQILTDFVGRPSPLFYAKNLTAYAGGARIYFKREDLNHTGAHKINNCVGQILLAKFMGKTRIIAETGAGQHGVATATVCALFKMKCTIFMGETDIQRQQMNVERMKLLGAEVRSVQKGRGTLKDAMNEALRDWIRHVDTTYYLLGTGAGPHPYPTMVREFQKIIGLEARNQILLKENRLPDALVACVGGGSNALGLMYPFLEDLNVKMFGVEAGGKGINSDEHAASICKGQVGVLHGNLTYLLQDLDGQILEGHSVSAGLDYPGVGPEHGILFETGRVTYTAITDQEAVNAFQLLSQQEGIIPALESSHAIAYAIQLAQEMQPEQIIIVNLSGRGDKDLNTVKKYLAGATA, translated from the coding sequence ATGACAACCCCTTATACAGGTAATGGTCCTGATGACTTGGGATTTTTTGGTCAATTTGGCGGATGTTATATGCCAGAAAGCTTAATGCCTGCACTTCAAGAATTAGAGCAAGCCTTTAATACTGTTCGGCACAAACCTGAATTTTGGGCTGAATATCAGCAGATTTTAACGGACTTTGTTGGTCGTCCTAGTCCTCTTTTTTATGCAAAAAACCTAACAGCTTATGCAGGCGGCGCTCGAATATATTTCAAGCGAGAAGATTTGAACCATACGGGTGCGCATAAGATCAATAATTGTGTAGGGCAAATCTTATTAGCCAAATTTATGGGTAAAACCAGAATCATTGCAGAAACGGGTGCTGGGCAACATGGTGTTGCAACAGCAACGGTTTGCGCGCTGTTTAAGATGAAATGTACCATTTTTATGGGAGAAACAGACATTCAGCGCCAACAAATGAATGTTGAACGCATGAAATTACTCGGTGCTGAAGTCAGAAGTGTTCAAAAAGGTCGTGGGACTTTAAAAGATGCCATGAACGAAGCATTACGTGACTGGATTCGTCATGTGGATACAACCTATTACCTATTGGGTACGGGTGCAGGCCCTCATCCATATCCCACCATGGTCAGAGAATTTCAGAAAATTATTGGTTTAGAAGCCAGAAACCAAATACTCCTGAAAGAAAATAGACTGCCTGATGCTCTAGTTGCTTGCGTTGGTGGGGGATCAAATGCATTAGGGTTGATGTATCCTTTTCTAGAAGACCTGAATGTCAAAATGTTTGGCGTTGAGGCAGGTGGAAAAGGAATAAATAGCGATGAACATGCCGCCTCTATTTGCAAAGGTCAGGTCGGTGTGCTGCATGGCAATTTAACCTATTTATTACAAGACTTAGATGGGCAGATTTTAGAAGGGCACTCTGTATCAGCTGGATTGGATTATCCTGGTGTTGGTCCAGAGCATGGCATTCTGTTTGAAACAGGACGTGTGACATACACGGCGATCACCGATCAAGAGGCTGTAAATGCCTTTCAGCTTTTAAGTCAACAGGAGGGTATTATTCCTGCGCTTGAGAGTTCTCATGCAATTGCATATGCGATTCAACTTGCTCAAGAGATGCAGCCAGAACAGATCATTATTGTCAATTTAAGTGGCAGAGGAGACAAAGACTTAAACACGGTCAAAAAATATCTTGCAGGAGCTACAGCATGA
- the trpA gene encoding tryptophan synthase subunit alpha: MNRLDQKLKQLKLENRSGLVCYFTAGDPNFTESCRLLSQLGQAGADIIEVGIPFSDPVADGEIIQAAHLRALDAGLTVKQTIELVKVIRLHDDQTPIIFMTYLNPIMQYGFETLIAETENLIDGILILDAPYGYRENFEVQLNEKNMHLIAMTAPTTPVERLEQISARATGFLYHVAENGLTGGDFNLSNLEKKITEIKPIFNIPVAIGFGIKNESHVKALANKVDLIIIGSALVDTFFNKGMNATLEKVTVFSQILRENKE; the protein is encoded by the coding sequence ATGAACCGTCTAGATCAAAAATTAAAGCAATTGAAACTGGAAAATCGAAGCGGTTTGGTCTGTTACTTTACTGCTGGAGATCCTAATTTTACAGAAAGTTGTCGTCTGTTAAGCCAATTGGGTCAAGCAGGGGCTGACATTATTGAAGTGGGTATTCCATTTTCTGATCCAGTGGCAGATGGAGAGATCATTCAGGCAGCGCATCTTCGGGCTTTAGATGCAGGTCTAACGGTAAAACAGACCATTGAGTTGGTAAAAGTAATCAGGCTGCATGATGACCAGACACCAATAATTTTCATGACTTATTTAAATCCGATTATGCAATATGGTTTTGAGACACTTATCGCCGAAACAGAAAATCTTATAGATGGAATATTGATTTTAGATGCTCCATATGGATATCGAGAAAACTTTGAAGTGCAGTTAAATGAAAAAAATATGCATTTAATTGCAATGACCGCGCCGACGACCCCAGTTGAAAGGTTAGAGCAAATTTCAGCGCGCGCGACAGGGTTTTTATATCATGTTGCAGAAAATGGATTAACAGGAGGAGACTTCAATCTATCTAATCTTGAGAAAAAGATAACTGAAATTAAGCCGATTTTTAATATTCCTGTTGCAATTGGTTTTGGGATCAAAAATGAAAGCCATGTTAAAGCACTAGCCAATAAAGTAGATCTTATTATCATTGGCTCAGCGCTCGTCGATACTTTTTTTAATAAGGGAATGAATGCGACTTTAGAAAAAGTCACAGTTTTTTCGCAAATCCTGAGAGAAAATAAAGAATAA
- a CDS encoding IS3 family transposase (programmed frameshift): protein MTKLKYTPEIRERAVQLLIESEKDYPSNWAAITAIAPKIGCTPETLRVWYLKHMDQLNPAKVQQISDQEKMKQMEREIKELKRANEILRKAAGFFRPGGARPPTQIMVDFIHNNKDRYGVEAICRILPIAASTYYRALDLVDNPEHRAKRALHDLHHAEQIKRIWKESLGRYGVRKVWQKLKREGYVIARCTVARLMQKLDIQGVWRGKNKQTTRSRDDQKRADDLVKRNFSADRPDQLWVSDFTYIQTNSGWVYTAFIIDVFSRAIVGWKVSTRMNTDMVLDALEQALHDRGMPKNVIHHSDRGVQYLSIRYTNRLEAANLRASVGTTGDSYDNALAETVNGLYKTEVIEYLKADWQGLADVQLATLNWVDWFNKERVHSALGYVSPFEFEAMYYDKINPLGQVA from the exons ATGACAAAATTAAAATATACCCCTGAAATCAGAGAAAGAGCGGTTCAACTATTGATTGAATCTGAAAAAGATTATCCATCGAATTGGGCTGCGATCACAGCTATTGCTCCTAAAATCGGTTGTACTCCTGAAACATTGCGTGTTTGGTATTTAAAGCATATGGATCAACTAAATCCTGCCAAAGTACAACAGATATCTGACCAAGAAAAAATGAAGCAAATGGAACGTGAAATTAAAGAATTAAAGCGTGCCAATGAAATTCTACGCAAAGCAGCCG GCTTTTTTCGCCCAGGCGGAGCTCGACCGCCCACACAAATAATGGTGGATTTTATCCATAACAATAAAGATCGATATGGTGTTGAAGCGATTTGTAGAATTTTACCGATTGCAGCTTCGACCTATTATCGGGCTTTAGATCTCGTTGATAACCCAGAACATCGAGCGAAACGTGCTCTGCATGATTTACATCATGCAGAGCAAATCAAACGTATTTGGAAAGAAAGTTTAGGTCGATATGGTGTACGTAAAGTTTGGCAAAAATTGAAACGTGAAGGCTATGTTATTGCACGTTGTACAGTTGCTCGATTGATGCAGAAGCTAGATATACAAGGTGTTTGGCGTGGTAAGAACAAACAAACTACCCGCAGCCGAGATGATCAAAAACGAGCAGATGATTTAGTGAAACGGAATTTTAGTGCTGATCGACCTGACCAATTATGGGTCAGTGACTTTACGTATATTCAAACCAATTCTGGCTGGGTCTACACTGCATTTATTATTGATGTGTTCTCGCGAGCAATTGTTGGATGGAAAGTATCAACACGGATGAATACAGATATGGTACTTGATGCACTGGAGCAAGCATTGCATGATCGAGGCATGCCAAAGAACGTGATTCATCATTCCGACAGAGGTGTGCAATATCTTTCCATTCGCTATACCAATCGTTTAGAAGCAGCAAATTTACGAGCATCAGTCGGTACAACGGGTGATTCATACGATAATGCTTTGGCTGAAACGGTGAATGGCTTATACAAAACAGAGGTGATTGAATATTTAAAAGCAGATTGGCAAGGTTTAGCAGATGTACAACTTGCGACACTAAACTGGGTCGATTGGTTCAATAAAGAACGTGTACACAGCGCACTGGGTTATGTATCGCCTTTTGAGTTTGAAGCAATGTACTATGATAAGATTAATCCGTTAGGTCAGGTGGCCTAA
- a CDS encoding helix-turn-helix transcriptional regulator has protein sequence MQRDDSIHERLADRLANILTKLNIGHQLSIKDLASEFGVSTRTISRDFDRLNTYLPLLQDAENKRYYLEANYLGKIAPKDIRNFAQLSGISHLYPSLDMSFLRELLDSRAQQIYCAKGYSFEDASQFKELFKIVGKAIQEHRQIGFVYKGEPRLVQPYRLIHHHGSWYLAAVRKNQLRTYRISHIQLMHATHEYPQFIPDQNIVKIVEDDDSIWFGQDKQEIILSIDSQVAFYFKQRSILPEQQIVRELGDGGLLVSSKINHDMQLLPLIRFWIPHLKIVNPERLQDEMEKGLKEYLERRSS, from the coding sequence ATGCAACGTGATGATTCTATTCATGAGCGTTTAGCTGACCGATTGGCCAATATTTTAACGAAGTTAAATATTGGACATCAGTTAAGTATTAAAGATCTAGCATCTGAGTTTGGAGTGAGTACACGTACTATTTCAAGAGATTTTGATCGTCTTAATACTTATTTGCCGTTGCTGCAGGATGCTGAAAATAAAAGATATTACTTGGAGGCAAATTATTTAGGAAAAATTGCTCCGAAAGATATCCGTAATTTTGCGCAGCTCTCAGGAATTAGTCATTTGTATCCGTCATTGGATATGTCTTTTCTGCGTGAACTTTTAGATAGTCGAGCACAACAGATTTATTGTGCTAAAGGTTACTCTTTTGAAGATGCAAGTCAGTTTAAAGAGTTATTTAAGATTGTTGGAAAAGCGATTCAAGAACATAGGCAAATTGGTTTTGTATATAAAGGGGAACCTAGGCTGGTTCAGCCTTATCGTTTGATTCATCATCATGGTAGTTGGTATCTAGCAGCGGTAAGAAAAAATCAACTACGTACTTATCGCATTTCACATATTCAACTTATGCACGCTACGCATGAATATCCTCAATTTATTCCAGATCAAAATATTGTAAAAATTGTGGAAGATGATGACAGCATCTGGTTTGGACAGGATAAACAGGAAATCATTTTATCTATTGATAGTCAGGTTGCTTTTTATTTTAAACAGAGATCAATATTACCCGAGCAGCAAATTGTAAGAGAGTTGGGGGATGGTGGTTTATTGGTCTCCTCAAAAATTAATCATGATATGCAACTGTTGCCTCTAATCCGGTTTTGGATTCCACATCTTAAAATTGTAAATCCAGAAAGATTACAAGATGAGATGGAAAAGGGACTAAAGGAATATTTAGAGCGTAGGAGTTCATAA
- a CDS encoding ATP-binding protein, whose product MDLIKQQNLKDDVDIFIGELSQTQGWSNTPILSLNKHQWDEKFELNNGNARFFRITELSAEEEATLRQDLENVIACLDHPDYCWVYYISGTSEGIELYLGVVNKVQKSGVHEYSELLTSQLEGNLTGVQLEKVSSEDLSVKIIQPLQESIHFGLLHGVPSRSIDQQSQTGQNITQGIDRLARGLSGEVWQLLLVAEPAQEFEINQQIDELLQLSSDLHPHIKHSQQLGFNQGESNSSTFGRSTSHGLTQNSGTSYSKTEGTGDSETLTRQKGKNTGGGSSDGKSGSSWSSGTSKSWGDNTSESKATGTSSNESTTLGKNTGKSISKTDSDNTSTTQGTNTGSSKSDTLEYVNKKIERVQSHINDKLIERFDLGRSKGMFRTAVYLAAPTPVVYNRLSRAMVSVFQGNQSHFSPLKVTDFSLQKKQVHNLFLVQRLPQSNMSNQLALIHSIPQAKQVFSAATWLNANELSLLAGLPSREVAGIKLRKNVDFAVNPVNPKDGFDLGVVVQHGRRLKDNVVRLDKKLLNQHIFISGVTGAGKTTTCQQILINSGLPFLVIEPAKTEYRSLSKHHPEIEYYTLGNEKVSPFRFNPFELLPNEPLSGHIDMLKATFAAVFPMEASMPYLIEEAIVRSYEQKGWDIHYDENYIYPDPWNCGGQSFPIFSEVLLTLKEVIKSKNFGRDLQEKYEGSLISRLDNLTTGAKGRMLNTRNSIDINEILDKKVVIELEDLRDEQDKCLMMGLLIGRVAEAVKQRHKKDHSFQHLTLLEEAHRLLSKPHGGEDSSKRLGVELFANLLAEVRKYGEGLIIADQIPNKLTPEVLKNTNTKIIHRLFAADDRHAIGDTIGLDDEQKEFLTLLTAGEAIVYSAGWHEAVRVQVHTPNDTNAPEIDVDIIKQLGQQRMFAQRARLYPNLSASEDWNVLGVETFNQYIVDATKFLNLMIRWVISPSQEWVNRLVSSLDNLKGKYPSITQTQALKDLFKDIAPVSRDKSYTDGKTAYQLYDILFGLINNNQLPADTKSGDNFPIESENKRPLWNDISLVFKQIQSI is encoded by the coding sequence ATGGACTTAATAAAACAGCAAAATTTAAAAGATGATGTTGATATTTTTATTGGGGAATTATCTCAGACACAAGGATGGAGTAATACTCCAATTTTAAGCCTGAATAAACACCAATGGGATGAAAAATTTGAGCTTAATAATGGCAATGCTCGTTTTTTTCGTATTACTGAGCTTTCTGCTGAAGAGGAAGCAACATTAAGACAAGACCTTGAAAATGTTATCGCCTGTTTGGATCATCCTGATTATTGTTGGGTATACTATATTTCGGGTACATCGGAAGGGATTGAACTTTATCTAGGGGTGGTAAATAAGGTTCAAAAATCGGGTGTACATGAATATAGCGAACTGCTAACCAGTCAGTTAGAGGGTAATCTGACGGGTGTGCAATTGGAAAAAGTTAGCAGCGAAGATTTATCTGTAAAAATCATTCAACCATTACAGGAATCGATACATTTTGGGTTGTTGCATGGCGTACCCTCTCGCAGTATCGACCAGCAATCACAGACTGGACAGAACATTACACAGGGGATAGATCGTCTTGCTCGTGGTTTGTCAGGTGAGGTCTGGCAGCTTCTATTAGTGGCTGAGCCTGCACAGGAATTTGAGATTAATCAGCAAATTGATGAGTTATTACAGCTTTCATCTGATTTACATCCACACATTAAACACTCACAACAGTTGGGTTTTAATCAGGGCGAAAGTAATTCAAGTACCTTTGGGCGCAGTACCAGTCATGGTTTAACTCAAAACTCTGGAACAAGCTATTCTAAGACCGAGGGAACAGGTGATAGTGAAACACTTACCCGTCAAAAAGGAAAAAATACGGGAGGAGGTTCATCTGATGGTAAAAGTGGTAGTTCTTGGAGTAGTGGTACTTCAAAAAGTTGGGGAGATAATACCTCTGAATCTAAAGCTACAGGAACAAGTAGTAATGAATCTACAACATTAGGAAAAAATACAGGAAAATCTATTTCTAAAACCGATTCAGATAATACTTCTACAACTCAAGGGACAAATACAGGTTCTTCTAAGTCAGATACCCTTGAATACGTGAATAAAAAGATTGAACGTGTACAAAGTCATATCAATGACAAATTGATTGAGCGTTTTGATTTAGGGCGTAGTAAAGGTATGTTCCGTACCGCAGTCTATTTAGCTGCACCAACACCAGTCGTTTATAATCGTTTATCTCGTGCGATGGTGTCCGTTTTTCAGGGCAATCAATCGCATTTTTCTCCACTTAAAGTAACAGATTTTTCTTTACAAAAAAAACAAGTTCATAATCTATTTTTAGTACAGCGTTTGCCACAGTCAAATATGAGTAATCAACTGGCATTGATTCACAGTATTCCACAGGCTAAACAGGTATTTTCCGCAGCAACATGGCTTAATGCTAATGAGCTTTCTTTATTGGCAGGTTTACCAAGTCGTGAAGTAGCAGGCATTAAATTACGCAAAAATGTTGATTTTGCAGTAAATCCAGTGAATCCAAAAGATGGTTTTGATTTGGGTGTTGTGGTGCAGCATGGACGTAGACTTAAAGATAATGTTGTTCGTTTGGATAAAAAACTACTTAATCAGCATATTTTTATTTCAGGGGTTACAGGTGCAGGTAAAACCACCACTTGCCAACAGATTTTGATTAACTCAGGTTTACCTTTTTTGGTTATTGAGCCTGCTAAAACTGAATATCGTAGCCTATCGAAGCATCATCCTGAAATTGAATATTATACTTTGGGTAATGAAAAAGTTTCACCATTTCGTTTTAATCCATTTGAATTATTACCGAATGAGCCTTTATCAGGTCATATTGACATGCTTAAAGCAACATTTGCCGCAGTATTTCCAATGGAAGCCTCAATGCCGTATTTGATTGAAGAAGCAATTGTTCGTAGTTATGAGCAGAAAGGCTGGGATATTCATTATGATGAAAACTATATTTATCCTGACCCTTGGAATTGTGGGGGACAAAGTTTTCCAATTTTTTCCGAAGTATTATTGACCTTAAAAGAAGTGATTAAATCGAAAAACTTTGGTCGTGATTTACAAGAAAAATATGAAGGCTCATTGATCTCTCGTCTGGATAATTTAACTACGGGCGCAAAAGGTCGGATGCTGAATACTCGCAATTCAATTGACATCAATGAGATACTTGATAAAAAAGTTGTGATTGAGTTAGAGGATTTACGAGATGAACAAGATAAATGTTTAATGATGGGCTTGCTGATTGGGCGTGTGGCTGAAGCAGTTAAACAACGTCATAAAAAAGACCATAGTTTTCAGCATTTAACTTTGTTGGAAGAAGCTCACCGTTTGTTATCTAAACCACACGGCGGGGAAGATAGTTCTAAACGTTTGGGTGTAGAGCTATTCGCTAACCTTTTAGCCGAAGTCCGCAAATATGGTGAAGGTTTGATTATTGCTGATCAAATTCCGAATAAATTGACACCAGAAGTCTTAAAAAATACCAATACCAAAATTATTCATCGACTATTCGCTGCTGATGATCGTCATGCGATTGGCGATACGATTGGTTTAGATGATGAACAAAAAGAGTTTTTAACCTTGCTTACTGCAGGTGAAGCGATTGTCTATAGTGCAGGTTGGCATGAAGCAGTCAGGGTACAAGTACACACGCCAAATGATACCAATGCACCTGAAATAGACGTTGATATCATTAAGCAACTTGGGCAACAACGCATGTTTGCACAAAGAGCAAGACTCTATCCCAATTTATCAGCGAGTGAAGACTGGAATGTGTTAGGGGTAGAAACTTTTAATCAATATATTGTGGATGCAACCAAATTTTTGAATTTAATGATTCGATGGGTAATTAGCCCAAGTCAGGAATGGGTTAATCGTCTTGTAAGCTCTTTGGATAATCTCAAAGGTAAGTATCCATCGATTACTCAAACTCAGGCGTTGAAAGATTTATTTAAAGATATTGCACCCGTGTCTAGAGATAAAAGTTATACGGATGGTAAAACTGCTTATCAGTTATACGATATTTTATTTGGATTAATTAATAATAACCAGTTACCAGCAGATACAAAAAGCGGTGATAACTTTCCGATTGAAAGTGAGAATAAGCGTCCTCTTTGGAATGATATCTCACTTGTATTTAAACAAATTCAGTCAATTTAA
- a CDS encoding PspA/IM30 family protein, with the protein MSKQKVTPNDDLQHYLCILAFKDHLVAYQSMQSEPWQLIQIKGSQQYLHKDKVSSLKDVLSDISANLNLKDGLAKVKVSLLYQQGQDKLFIDAVKNLQEYHCKTWQILNWDSIYQYALQILNIEQVFFDTQTVDHPWVQDHFLPLVWHENSIEHQQQALAALRQEKNQIEEQLALMRSDAEQALAQQVDKLENDKQQLQQQIVDARVQLQKLQQPDLESLLVFLPVIFKDFWNVVRPDELAMIVGVLNTPSVPSPYHSPSLSTVQQKKRQYLALSEESQGKILDLCRELVHNHNALQVHQEFKALVGALD; encoded by the coding sequence ATGAGTAAACAAAAAGTAACACCTAATGATGACTTACAACATTACTTATGTATTTTGGCATTTAAAGATCATCTGGTCGCATACCAAAGTATGCAATCAGAACCTTGGCAGTTAATTCAAATTAAAGGAAGTCAGCAATATCTACACAAGGATAAGGTGAGTAGCTTAAAAGATGTATTAAGCGATATTTCTGCTAACTTGAATTTAAAAGATGGCTTGGCAAAAGTAAAAGTGAGTCTGCTTTATCAACAGGGGCAAGATAAACTATTTATTGATGCTGTGAAAAACTTACAGGAATATCACTGTAAGACATGGCAAATACTCAATTGGGATAGTATCTATCAATATGCTTTACAGATATTGAATATCGAACAGGTATTTTTTGATACTCAAACAGTAGATCACCCATGGGTACAAGATCATTTCTTGCCATTAGTTTGGCATGAAAACAGTATTGAGCATCAACAGCAAGCTTTAGCTGCTTTACGTCAGGAAAAAAATCAGATTGAAGAGCAGCTTGCATTAATGCGCTCTGATGCAGAACAAGCCTTGGCTCAACAAGTGGATAAACTTGAAAATGATAAGCAACAGTTACAACAACAGATTGTTGATGCAAGAGTGCAATTGCAAAAATTGCAGCAGCCTGACTTAGAAAGCCTTTTGGTTTTTCTACCTGTCATTTTTAAAGATTTCTGGAATGTGGTACGTCCTGATGAACTGGCGATGATTGTTGGGGTACTTAATACGCCATCAGTGCCATCACCATACCATTCACCAAGCCTAAGCACAGTTCAACAAAAGAAACGTCAATATTTAGCACTGTCAGAAGAAAGTCAGGGCAAAATTTTGGATTTATGTCGAGAGTTGGTACATAACCATAATGCGTTACAAGTACATCAGGAATTTAAAGCTTTAGTCGGGGCGTTGGATTAA
- a CDS encoding HEPN domain-containing protein — protein sequence MLSDIQQTFKQNRENFNEDFRLRIHRSLSWLQRAEQAKQEQDFDSQFIFLWIGFNAVYAKDLRADLRSADKGAFVQFIYRICYLDKEQKIYYSVWNTFSGSIRILLNNQFTFQPFWDYHNGLITEQIWVESFERNKKKALSALSQKDTPEILIAVFNHLYTLRNQIIHGGATFNSTVNRAQLKDACNILATLIPEMLKVMLNHSHDKTWGKPFYPVVKIA from the coding sequence ATGCTTTCGGATATCCAGCAAACCTTTAAACAAAACCGTGAAAACTTTAATGAAGATTTTCGTTTACGGATTCATCGTTCATTAAGCTGGTTACAGCGAGCAGAACAGGCCAAACAAGAACAAGACTTTGATTCACAGTTTATTTTTCTGTGGATTGGTTTTAATGCTGTTTATGCGAAAGATTTACGTGCAGATTTACGCAGTGCGGATAAGGGGGCATTTGTACAATTTATCTATCGGATTTGCTATTTAGATAAAGAACAGAAAATTTATTATTCAGTTTGGAATACCTTCTCAGGTAGCATCCGTATTTTGTTAAATAATCAATTTACCTTTCAGCCTTTTTGGGATTATCACAATGGTTTAATCACAGAACAGATTTGGGTCGAAAGTTTTGAACGAAACAAGAAAAAGGCATTAAGTGCTTTAAGCCAAAAAGATACTCCTGAAATACTCATTGCTGTTTTTAATCATCTATATACTTTACGTAATCAAATTATTCATGGCGGAGCAACTTTTAATAGCACAGTGAATCGTGCTCAACTTAAAGATGCCTGCAATATTCTAGCGACATTAATTCCTGAAATGTTGAAAGTGATGTTAAATCATTCTCATGATAAAACATGGGGTAAGCCATTTTATCCTGTAGTAAAGATTGCTTAG